GCACAGAGAACAATATGGCCACTGTCATGAACACAGAGAACAATATGGCCACTGTCATGAACACATAGAACAATATGGCCACTGTCATAAACACAGAGAACAATATGGCCACTGTCATAAACACAGAGAACAATATGGCCACTGTCATGAACACAGAGAACAATATGGCCACTGTCATGAACACAGAGAACAATATGGCCACTGTCATGATCACCAACAGGACAACTGAGAGAACAGTATGGCAACTGTCATGATCACCAACAGGACCACTAAGAACAGTATGGCCACTGTCATAAACACAGATAACAATATGGCCACTGTCATGAACACCAACAGGACCACTAAGAACAGTATGGCCACTGTCATGATCACCAACAGGACCACTGAGAGAACAATATGGCCACTGTCATGATCACCAACAGGACCACTGAGCGAACAATATGGCCACTGTCATGAACACCAACAGGACCACTGAGAGAACAGTATGGCCACTGTCATGAACACAGAGAACAATATGGCCACTGTCATGAACACCAACAGGACCACAGAGAACAGTAGCAGTGTGCAATATGAAGACTCACACTGCCAAAGTACTTATCCAGCAGCTCTACGTATCTGTGGATGATCTCCAGCGTGATGAGCTCATTGTCTTGATCTTCCACCGCACAGCAGAAATACAGGCTGGCGTATCTAgaagacaggataacacagggataaacaacagaaatacagactggtgtatctggaggacaggataacacagggataaacaggagaaatacagactggaagacaggataacacagggataaacaacagaaatacagactggtgtatctggaggacaggatagcacagggataaacaacagaaatacagactggaagacaggataacacagggataaacaacagaaatacagactggtgtatctggaggacaggatagcacagggataaacaacagaaatacagactggaagacaggataacacagggataaacaacagaaatacagactggaggacaggataacacagggataaacaacagaaatacagactggaggacaggataacacagggataaacaacagaaatacagactggaggacaggataacacagggataaacaacagaaatacagactggaagacaggaaaacacagggataaacaacataaatacagactggtgtatctggaggacaggataacacagggataaacaggagaaatacagactggaagacaggataacacagggataaacaacagaaatacagactggaagacaggataacacagggataaacaacagaaatacagactggaagacaggataacacagggataaacaacagaaatacagactggtgtatctggaggacaggataacacagggataaacaacagaaatacagactggaagacaggataacacagggataaacaacagaaatacagactggtgtatctggaggacaggataacacagggataaacaacagaaatacagactggaagacaggataacacagggataaacaacagaaatacagactggaggacaggataacacagggataaacaacagaaatacagactggaggacaggataacacagggataaacagaaatacagactggaggacaggataacacagggataaacaacagaaatacagactggaagacaggataacacagggataaacaacagaaatacagactggaagacaggataacacagggataaacaacagaaatacagactggtgtatctggaggacaggataacacagggataaacaacagaaatacagactggaagacaggataacacagggataaacaacagaaatacagactggaggacaggataacacagggataaacaacagaaatacagactggaggacaggataacacagggataaacaacagaaatacagactggaggacaggataacacagggataaacagaaatacagactggaggacaggataacacagggataaacaacagaaatacagactggaagacaggataacacagggataaacaacagaaatacagactggaagacaggataacacagggataaacaacagaaatacagactggaagacaggataacacagggataaacaacagaaatacagactggtgtatctggaagacaggataacacagggataaacaacagaaatacagacggGTGTATCTggaagacaggataacacagggataaacaacagaaatacagactggtgtatctggaagacaggataacacagggataaacaacagaaatacagactggaggacaggataacacagggataaacaacagaaatacagactggaggacaggataacacagggataaacaacagaaatacagactggaggacaggataacacagggataaacaacagaaatacagactggaggacaggataacacagggataaacaacagaaatacagactggtgtatctagaagacaggataacacagggataaacaacagaaatacagactggtgtaTCTAGAAGACAGGAtaacagggataaacaacagaaatacagacggGTGTATCTAgaagacaggataacacagggataaacaacagaaatacagactggtgtatctagaagacaggataacacagggataaacaacagaaatacagactggtgtatctagaagacaggataacacagggataaacaacagaaatacagacggGTGTATCTAGAAGACaggaaaacacagggataaacaacagaaatacagactggaggacaggataacacagggataaacaacagaaatacagactggaggacaggataacacagggataaacaacagaaatacagactggaggacaggataacacagggataaacaacagaaatacagacggGTGTATCTAgaagacaggataacacagggataaacaacaaaGGCACTAACCTTGGGCCACATTCTGACAAACATACTTTCGTTCAGCAGGGATAATAATGAATAACAAAAGCATCAGGTGGCCTTCACCATTCTGATAATGAGTGCTGTAACAAAATGGCCCCCTGACTGAAAACAAAACTCTAAGGGTGCCTCCCTAGCAGCAAAGTCTTATTGAAAACCAACCTTCTAAACCTTGAAACAAGTATAGTGGTTTGAGACTAAACTACAATTTAGTTGTCAAAACCGCCAATTTCAGGAAGTAAAAACTTTAACAAAGATGGTGAAATTCCCTTCCTGAATTGACCTCAACACTATCAGATGGAGTCCACATTTCCCTCGTCTGTCTTGTAGATGATATTAAGGTCCCTCCACTCCAGGAAGGAGCTCATCATTTCCCACCATTAACgcccctgactgtctgtctgtctgtctttctctgaccTCTTGTAGACGATCTTGAGGTCCCTCCACTCCAGGAAGGAACACATCTTGGGCTTACGGGCTAGAATGGTCTGGACCAGGTCCCTGGAGATCTTCTTCCTCTCTTTGTCCGACAGGGGAACATACCACTTCTGCAGCCGCAGCTTACCCTGCCGACTGAACAGCAGCATGAACTGCAtctggtgggagggaggagaagaggacagaggagaggagaatgaatgAGAGGgacagcagaggaggagagaggagaggacagggggaagaacagaggagggagggggatggggtggagaggagggagagggcaaggagagaaagggagaatgataggggacagagggggaaagaggaaggtgagaggagaTATGAGAGGAGACAAGAATCAATACAAGTGTAACAGAGGTGGTTCGGTGGGCTTTAGCTCATCGGGATGATTCCGTCTTCAGGCACACAAGAGACTTGAACCCAGTCTGTTCAGTAAAGTGATACAATACAGAGGCACGGTGAGGGTGTATGTTGGAGCAAGGAGGTAAAGTAGCCAAACATAAATGGTAGTTTGCTTACAGAGCTAGTGAAAGGTCTTCTCCATAGTCAAGACCTCATATGGTCTTCTCTGTCAAACTATCTAGCCAACTGAGGATTTGCCTATCAAAACACAGACATTTTCCCAGTCATATAACTAGTTAGCCTAGTTGTTGTTAGTTAGGTAGCTTATGGCCCTCAGTATATCCATCAAATTTGAGTGTAAAGCTAGCTCAGAGATGGGTGGCTAGCGCTAGCAGCTAACATACACAGTAAGGAtgtctagctagctactttttcaATGGCTTTTTGTGGACATGATCAGAAGCACAGGACGCTTTTTCGTTCAACATGTGCAATTGCAACGACTGGCCAAACAAATAAGGAGGTAAAACGTACCTTTATCTTGATTGTTGACTCAAAAACACTATGAATTGCAGATTCAAATCTATCCAACAGAAATGTGCAGTCCACCCAGTGAAGTCGAGCGTTCAGCGGGGATGCAGTTAGATCTATTTTGATTGGTTAACACATCTACTGTCCGGATTTTTGATTGGCTTAAAAATTCCGTTATCCCAGCCCTTGTTTACTATGCCTGCAGAATGTAAATGGACAAGGTGGGGTCGCACTGGTATCAATCAAAGTATTctgaaaatatgaaaatattaGATTGAACAGAATGATGCCGAGGTGATACAAAGACCACACGAAGTAAAAGAGAAAGCAAAGCCGAAAACAAATCAGGCACCCTTTGTTGGTTTAAATCTAGATCTATGTTATGTTAAAGAAACAAACAGATTCTAACAAGAATTCATATATGTAATAACCAACTCATCTTCTCTACGTTGGCTGCTCTAGCGCCCCCTTTATGGCAACTGTATACCGGACATTCTGTCCACATCAGGAAGAGGAGAGGCACattgagagaccgagagaggagcAGTAATCTGTTACATGTGAAGGAATGGTGTATGTTGAGCTAAAAACACCTCTGCGACGTGAAGTATTCGGTAATATTTTGACACTGATGCTACTGCGCTGGAGCAACTAGGAGTTTTATGAAATGCGTTGAATGAATGTGGAATTGTTAGCTGCTACTGCAAAGCTGTCAACAGCGATATTTATGCATTGCACAATAACTGATGGGCTCAAGGTAGGTGACTTTCTATACAAAGTAATGTTATTTTATTACAGCATACTGCAGTACTTTTACTATTGCGAACGCTTCAAATGTAGTCAGGACCCACGactactgtaccctactataaATTATTCTGCACTAACTACCTGTCTGTCATAATTTCATATTGACAGATAGAGACGGCAACATGCGGAGCCGCAGTAACTCAGGTGTGAAGCTCGATGGATTCGCCAGGCTCGTTCATGAGACTATTCTATGTCACCAGGTATGTTTCATTATATCACGTACCACTGCCAGACACAATGTCACGTTATGTCATGCGAATAACATTCGTACAGTTACCATTTGCAATGAAAGAAGTCATGCACAATAGGTCTAATGATATTGATACCTCAGTAAAATCCCCACAGTAGGCTAAATGTCTGTTACTTATCCTTAGAAAGCCAAGAGTCAATAGCTCTCTGTTTTTAAATGGGCAAACTGTCCTGGGTGGACtccctaaaataaataaaagcttggACAAAGGTCAACTTAAAATAGAGTGAGAACATAGAAAGTATTTTTCTTATCTACTCTACTTGAGGTCAGttaacagtctttctctctctctctctcaattcaatttcaatttaaggggctatattggtatgggaaacatatgataaactaaagtgaaataaacaataaaaaattaacagtaaacattacactcacaaaagttccaaaataataaagacatttcaaatggcatattatgtctttatacagtgttgtaacgatgtacaaaagggaaaataaatcaacataaatatgggttgtatttacaatggtgtttgtttttcactggttgcccttttcttgtggcaacaggtcacacgtcttgctgctgtgatgtcacaatgtggtatttcacccaatagatattggatttgttttcaaattctttgtggttctgtgtaatctgagaaAAACATgtgtctaatatggtcatacattgggcaggaggttaggaaactgagctgcacttccatctcattttgtgggcagtgtgcccATAGCctttcttctcttgagagccatgacGGCCTATGTTTGACGCAATTTGAAAGCAAAATCTTGTACAGCACtgttaagtttgggtcagtcacagtggtcaggtattctgccactgtgtactctctgtttagggccaaatagcattctagtttgctctgtttttttgttaattctttccaatgtgtcaagtaattatctttttgttttctcatgatttggttgggtctaattgtgttgctgtcctggggctctgtggggtctgtttgtgaacagagccccaggaccagcttgcttaggggactttctttttttttttttttacctttatttaaccaggcaagtcagtaagaaccaatttttattttcaatgacggcctagtgggttaactgcctgttcaggggcagaacgacagatttgtaccttgtcagctcggggatttgaacttgcaacctttcggttactagtccaacgctctaaccactaggctacccttttaaaatgataaacttggattagctaacacaacgtgtcattggaacacaggagtgatggttgctgataatgggcctctgtacgcctatgtagatattcccaaaaaatctgttgtttcctgctacaataatcatttacaacattaacaatgactcttttgcaacagctaacggggatcctaataaaataccaaaatactaCTAcaagagacgtgtgtgtgtgtgtgtgtgtgtgtgtgtgtgtgtgtgtgtgtgtgtgtgtgtgtgtgtgtgtgtgtgtgtgtgtgtgtgtgtgtgtgtgtgtgtgtgtgtgtgtgtgtgtgtgtgtgtgtgtgtgtgtgtgtggttgaagtttacacacacttaggttggagtcattaaaactcgtttttcaaccactacacacatttcttgttaaaacCTCCTTGGGCTGAGATcctgctaacgggatcgatatgacaacagtgaaattcctcaaacatacaagtattatacaccattttgaagatacacttcttgttaatcccaccacagtgtccgatttcaaaaaggctttacgatgaAAGCACACcaagcgattatgttaggtcagtacctagtcacagaaaaacacagccatttttccagccaaagagaggagtcacaaaaagcagaaatagagagaaataaattactaacctttgatgatcttcatcagatgacactcatatgacttcatgttacacaatacatgtatgttttgttcgataatgttcatatttatataaaaaaaaatctcagtttacattggcgcgttatggtcagtagttccaaaacatccggtgattttgcagagagccacatcaatttacagaaataataaacattgataaaagatacaactataatgcacggaattatagatacacttctccttaatgcaaccgctgtctcagatttcaaaaaagctttaccgaaaaagcacaccatgctataatctgagtacagcgctcagagaccaaaacaacccaaacagatatccgccatgttgtgtagtcaacagaacaacagaaatagtattataaatattcacttacctttgatgatcttcatcagaatgcactcacaagaatcccagttccacaataaatgtttgttttgttcgataatgtccatcatttatgtccaaatatctcctttttgttcacgcgtttagcccagtaatccaaattcatgactcGCGATCActaggtccagacgaaaagtcaaaacagttccattacagtccgtagaaacatgtcaaacgatgtatagaatcaatctttaggatgcatgtcagagcaaaaaccaagccgagaggtcgaaggaattgtgggAATCgagggatcgagggaaagatgaacagagcaaagtacagagagattcttgatgaaaacctgctccagagctctcatgATCTCAGACTGGGTTGAGGGTTCaccttgcaacaggacaacgaccataagtacacagccaagacaacgtacagtagtggcttcaggacaagtctgtgaatgtccttgagtggcccagccagagcccagacttagaTAGATATCTATCTACCTGCCGGTCTAACCTGCCTGTctaacctgtgtgtgtctccagaACCCAGTAACAGGCCTGTTGCCCTGCAGTGTCCAGCTGCCAGATGCCTGGGTGCGTGACAATGTCTACAGCATCCTGGCGGTGTGGGGTCTGGGGATGGCCTACAGGAAGAACGCTGACCGGGATGAGGACAAGGCCAAGGCCTACGAACTGGAGCAGGTGACTGGCTGGCTCCCATCTCACAGCATGTTAAAATAGTGGTGTGTCCTccatacttactgtactgtgggatctgtgttgtgtgtcccatacttactgtactgtgtgatctgtgttgtgtcctccatacttactgtactgtgtgatctgTGTTGGAAAGGGGGTCTGAATATTCCTTGACTGCATGACCACACTGTGTCAAAACAAGACATTCCTTTCCCGAAACATGTTAGTGTGTTCCATGCATGTTGTCCTATGATCTATGTTGTAGGCCACAGGCAGAGATTGGCATATTTCAGTCCTTGGGAGTCCTGAATAGATAAACTTGGGAAAGCAGGAGTTACCGATCCCTGTAAGGTGTGGTAAATATCTACATTTGTATTATTCTACAGAGTGTTGTCAAGCTGATGCAAGGGCTGCTCCAGTGTATGATGCGACAGGTGGGTTACCGTGGTTACTGTCCCATTCCTTCTACCATGTAACAACACAGTCACTAGTATATGGCATAAGGGCAA
This genomic interval from Oncorhynchus clarkii lewisi isolate Uvic-CL-2024 chromosome 18, UVic_Ocla_1.0, whole genome shotgun sequence contains the following:
- the LOC139372913 gene encoding AP-1 complex subunit sigma-2, translating into MQFMLLFSRQGKLRLQKWYVPLSDKERKKISRDLVQTILARKPKMCSFLEWRDLKIVYKRYASLYFCCAVEDQDNELITLEIIHRYVELLDKYFGSVCELDIIFNFEKAYFILDEFLLGGEAQETSKKNVLKAIEQADLLQEEAEAPRSVLEEIGLT